Proteins from a genomic interval of Solea solea chromosome 10, fSolSol10.1, whole genome shotgun sequence:
- the lcorl gene encoding ligand-dependent nuclear receptor corepressor-like protein isoform X2: MATVQCHKCTVEKRGFRRELDSWRHKLIHCIGFESILEGIYGPMLLRDLNVFDDCEPEEVEDWSPESSCSQCSFCNLPLDKLSDQVPAATSPLSSPSDYSPCQAPSVSESSQSAHRFLQAVFNKKDAPLGCESTIPLVAQELMKKMIHQFAMDYASKCLQHTSTNGVRTRTPSPLSETSDAPLDLTVSRTQEERESEHELDGVLDLSNRNSASSATSSSSSNNKTSGRQRRQKEEYIERSWELSEGLLSKALKDIRSGRLKEHRASLLYGIPLHTLRQGLEGWAEGRLGMLHQLPPGSRDLRDDVTSHNVMSSMLGGEARLVLQKVAAWAEQAEIGGAAEENGDLSFPSSSVTFYQPSGLQKPFPRSFPQLRDALQPPPSPTPSLEPPTTLRIPQVRSMSDHNRSIPTENCSVAVNVHQRTSATEGTASSLTAAARPSSLFKLRPPFLAHGCPGSANQSPHRLGPRGSSLDDSEEGTGSRDKDKQPRKKRGRYRQYDHDLLEEAITMVMGGRMSVSKAQGVYGVPHSTLEYKVKERTGTLKNPPKKKSANFCSSNSSSSGSGTMTSSTNSGTFSSAADTKRF, from the exons ATGGCGACCGTGCAGTGCCACAAATGCACGGTAGAAAAGAGAGGGTTTCGGCGGGAACTTGATTCTTGGCGACATAAATTGATACACTGCATTG gGTTTGAAAGCATCCTAGAAGGCATCTATGGCCCAATGCTGCTGAGGGACCTCAATGTATTTGATG ACTGTGAACCCGAAGAAGTGGAAGATTGGTCCCCAGAGTCAAGCTGCTCTCAGTGTTCATTCTGCAACCTTCCACTGGACAAACTCAGT GATCAAGTACCCGCAGCCACGTcgcctctctcctccccctctgatTACTCTCCCTGTCAGGCTCCAAGCGTCTCTGAGAGCAGCCAGTCAGCTCACAGGTTTCTTCAAGCTGTGTTTAACAAGAAAG ATGCTCCCCTGGGCTGCGAGTCCACCATCCCTCTGGTTGCTCAGGAGCTGATGAAGAAAATGATACATCAGTTTGCCATGGATTATGCATCCAAGTGTCTACAACACACCAGTACAAATGGTGTCAGAACAAGGACACCCTCACCTTTGTCAGAAACGTCAGATGCCCCTCTGGACCTCACAGTGAGCCGAACtcaagaggagagagagagtgaacatGAACTAG ATGGCGTGCTCGACCTCTCAAACAGGAACTCTGCCAGCTCAgcaacttcatcatcatcatctaataACAAAACCTCTGG GAGGCAGCGCAGGCAGAAGGAGGAGTACATTGAGAGGAGCTGGGAGCTGTCCGAGGGTTTGCTGTCCAAGGCCTTAAAAGATATACGTTCAGGGAGGCTGAAGGAGCACCGAGCATCATTGCTATATGGAATACCTCTTCACACCTTGAGGCAAGGGTTGGAGGGCTGGGCTGAGGGAAGGCTTGGAATGCTGCACCAACTTCCACCAGGAAGCAGAGATTTAAGGGATGATGTCACATCGCACAATGTGATGTCATCAATGCTGGGCGGTGAAGCCCGTCTTGTTCTGCAGAAGGTGGCGGCATGGGCAGAGCAGGCAGAAATtggaggagctgcagaggaaaatggAGACTTAAGTTTCCCTTCATCCTCTGTAACTTTTTATCAGCCAAGTGGTCTGCAGAAACCTTTCCCCCGTTCCTTTCCCCAACTCAGAGATGCTCTCCAGCCCCCACCAAGTCCCACCCCCAGTCTGGAACCACCCACAACACTGCGCATTCCTCAGGTCCGATCCATGTCCGACCACAACAGGTCAATCCCAACTGAGAATTGCAGCGTGGCAGTAAATGTGCATCAACGTACTTCAGCAACAGAGGGTACTGCCAGCTCATTGACAGCTGCTGCTAGACCTTCCTCTCTCTTCAAGCTCAGACCTCCTTTTTTGGCTCATGGCTGTCCAGGCAGTGCCAACCAGTCACCTCATCGCCTGGGACCACGTGGATCCTCGCTGGATGATTCAGAAGAGGGAACAGGTAGTCGGGACAAAGACAAGCAGCCAAGAAAAAAACGTGGGAGATACCGTCAGTATGACCATGACCTGTTGGAGGAGGCTATCACTATGGTGATGGGCGGTCGCATGAGTGTTTCCAAGGCCCAGGGGGTTTATGGCGTGCCCCATAGCACACTGGAATATAAAGTCAAAGAACGCACTGGAACACTGAAGAACCCGCCCAAGAAGAAATCTGCCAACTTTTGTTCATCCAATTCTAGCTCGTCTGGTTCTGGTACCATGACCAGTTCCACAAACTCAGGGACTTTTTCCTCCGCTGCTGACACAAAGAGGTTCTAG